Proteins encoded in a region of the Phaenicophaeus curvirostris isolate KB17595 chromosome 20, BPBGC_Pcur_1.0, whole genome shotgun sequence genome:
- the TOR4A gene encoding torsin-4A, giving the protein MDGELPSVEVDGEASSATENVGGEMPYVASGTEGEISCTESDTEGEMPHAEPNRKEEAPCPESSVEGELPSTDSNGEGEVPCAGSDAKGEASCYESDEEEVPDTEVPAFSKKMSSISFPLRAVIRLRRQYWLHKKSRLHLELPREKSSELVHTRLLQRQLSLNRTSLYGPSMSLFNQSSFETSRYFTFDTSVEQCALKKCKRKKNRRKSRIVLYPDKTKRYLPTEEKSKAKRCLLLLIVIIFFQILNAIENLDDNLQKYDLDGLEKTMHREVFGQKVAVESIMELLKDYLATHIHNKPLVISLTGPTGVGKSHVGWLLAKHFRSVMDNDFVLQYFVMHHCPSGVAPLTCEIDLSKKISDMVTRAEIEEKIPLFILDEVELMSPVLLDTLSRFFEPNQTNEFLNAIYILISNIGGREITKFVIQNASAELLHQQRGLEELLSIVQPVLINVHPLWKSADIIPFILLEKSHVINCFLEEMRREGLYPDQKHIENLASQLSYYTTGDKQYSRMGCKQVVAQVNLL; this is encoded by the coding sequence ATGGATGGAGAGCTACCCAGCGTTGAGGTGGATGGAGAAGCATCCTCTGCCACGGAGAATGTGGGAGGAGAGATGCCCTATGTGGCGAGTGGTACTGAAGGAGAAATTTCCTGCACTGAGAGTGACACAGAAGGAGAGATGCCCCATGCTGAACCCAACAGAAAAGAGGAGGCACCTTGTCCTGAGAGCAGTGTGGAAGGAGAGCTGCCCAGCACTGACAGCAATGGGGAAGGGGAGGTGCCCTGTGCAGGGAGTGATGCAAAAGGAGAGGCATCTTgctatgagagtgatgaggaaGAAGTACCCGATACTGAGgtccctgctttttcaaagaaaatgtcttctatttcttttcccttgcgGGCAGTCATCCGCCTGCGCCGACAGTACTGGCTGCACAAGAAAAGCCGTCTGCATTTAGAGCTCCCTCGAGAAAAATCTTCAGAGCTTGTCCATACAAGGCTGCTTCAAAGGCAGCTTTCCCTGAACCGAACTAGCCTGTATGGCCCTTCCATGTCCTTATTTAATCAGTCCAGCTTTGAAACTTCCCGATACTTCACCTTTGACACGTCTGTGGAGCAATGTGCTCTGAAAAAATGCAAGCGGAAAAAGAATCGAAGGAAATCTAGAATAGTCTTGTATccagataaaacaaaaagatacCTTCCAACAGAGGAGAAGAGCAAGGCAAAACGCTGCCTCCTCTTGCTCATTGTCATTATCTTCTTCCAGATTCTCAATGCAATAGAGAACCTGGATGATAACCTCCAAAAATACGACCTAGACGGGTTGGAGAAGACAATGCACCGGGAAGTATTTGGGCAGAAGGTTGCGGTGGAAAGTATTATGGAATTACTCAAAGACTATCTGGCTACCCACATACACAACAAGCCTCTAGTAATCTCTTTAACTGGCCCGACGGGAGTTGGGAAGAGTCATGTTGGCTGGCTGCTGGCCAAACATTTTCGTTCCGTCATGGACAATGACTTTGTGCTTCAGTACTTTGTTATGCATCACTGCCCCAGTGGGGTGGCTCCTCTTACTTGTGAAATAGATTTGTCTAAGAAAATTTCTGACATGGTTACAAGAGCTGAAATAGAAGAGAAGATACCATTGTTTATCCTGGATGAGGTTGAACTCATGTCTCCAGTCTTGCTGGATACTCTCAGCCGATTCTTTGAACCCAATCAAACCAATGAGTTCCTCAATGCCATCTATATTTTAATAAGCAACATAGGAGGCAGGGAAATAACGAAGTTTGTTATCCAGAATGCATCCGCTGAGCTTCTGCATCAACAAAGGGGACTTGAAGAACTGCTGAGCATTGTCCAGCCTGTACTGATCAATGTCCACCCTCTCTGGAAATCTGCGGACATCATCCCGTTCATTCTTCTGGAGAAAAGTCATGTCATAAACTGCTTCCTAGAGGAGATGAGGAGGGAAGGGCTGTATCCCGACCAGAAACATATTGAAAATTTAGCAAGTCAGCTCAGTTACTACACTACAGGGGACAAGCAGTACTCTAGGATGGGCTGCAAGCAGGTTGTGGCCCAAGTCAACCTGCTGTAG